One region of Gilliamella sp. ESL0405 genomic DNA includes:
- the msbA gene encoding lipid A export permease/ATP-binding protein MsbA, with protein MSQKYNSYTTLKKLWPFIKPYRKALFVAIFGLLLNAATDATLISLTKPLLDNGLMGKNYPLLITIAFGIIGLIGLRGISNYASTYCLSWLSGKVITNFRQMIFDHLVKSPVSFHDQQSVGGLVSVITYNTQMLSKASSDALIILIREIAYAVGLCIVMLYGSWKLASVLIILVPLIIFIAQFIAKRFRKTIASMQQGMGQISIASDEMLKGHKEILIFNAKKYEKNNFYKLNDGFRRGMLKIEVISRLSTPLIQLIATLGLGFVLYLVANQSLDITPGSFTVVFSAMVAVMRPLRELTSLHVELQKGSMACESLFGLLNSPLEDDKGTIVANNIKGNIEFKHVTFTYPTRNTPALNDISLNIQAGQTIALVGRSGAGKSTIANLIPRFYDVSQGEILLDSIDIKEYTLKSLRHQIGYVSQRVHLFNGTIAENISYGEKDKYSREDIIQAAKLANAMEFIDKLESGIDTEVGDNGILLSGGQRQRIAIARVLLRNNPILILDEATSALDNESEKLVQDAIEILQKNRTSIIIAHRLSTIEKADRILVIDDGKVVEDGNHISLIDLDGIYAQMHKMQFNS; from the coding sequence ATGTCTCAAAAATATAACTCTTACACGACTCTTAAAAAGCTTTGGCCATTCATTAAACCTTATAGAAAAGCATTGTTTGTAGCTATTTTCGGGTTGTTACTAAATGCTGCAACCGATGCTACTTTAATATCATTAACTAAACCATTATTAGACAACGGGCTAATGGGGAAAAATTATCCACTATTGATAACTATTGCTTTTGGTATTATTGGCTTGATCGGATTAAGAGGAATTTCTAATTACGCTTCTACTTATTGCCTTTCGTGGTTATCAGGTAAAGTAATAACAAATTTTAGACAGATGATATTTGATCATTTAGTAAAAAGCCCGGTTAGTTTTCATGATCAACAATCTGTTGGCGGGCTTGTTTCTGTTATCACATATAATACACAAATGTTATCAAAGGCTTCTTCAGATGCATTAATAATACTTATCCGTGAGATAGCTTATGCAGTTGGATTATGTATCGTTATGCTTTATGGTAGTTGGAAGTTAGCATCAGTACTTATTATTCTTGTGCCTTTAATTATCTTTATTGCTCAATTCATTGCTAAACGATTCAGAAAAACTATTGCATCTATGCAACAAGGTATGGGGCAAATCTCGATTGCAAGTGATGAAATGTTGAAAGGACACAAAGAAATTTTAATATTCAATGCAAAAAAATACGAAAAAAATAATTTTTATAAACTTAATGACGGTTTTCGTAGAGGAATGTTAAAAATTGAAGTTATATCCAGATTATCGACACCTCTTATACAATTGATTGCCACATTAGGGTTAGGTTTTGTATTATATTTAGTTGCTAATCAAAGCTTAGATATTACACCAGGATCTTTTACTGTTGTTTTCTCTGCTATGGTGGCTGTTATGCGCCCATTACGAGAATTAACCAGTTTACATGTGGAGTTACAAAAAGGTTCGATGGCCTGCGAGTCATTATTTGGGCTTTTGAATTCTCCATTAGAAGATGATAAGGGAACTATTGTAGCTAATAATATAAAAGGCAATATTGAATTTAAACATGTAACTTTTACATATCCGACTCGAAATACTCCTGCACTAAATGATATTTCTCTAAATATACAAGCTGGGCAAACAATTGCTTTAGTTGGGCGTTCAGGTGCAGGTAAATCTACTATCGCAAACCTAATTCCACGATTTTATGATGTATCACAAGGTGAAATTCTTTTAGATTCAATTGATATTAAAGAATATACGTTAAAGTCACTGCGTCATCAAATTGGTTATGTCTCCCAACGGGTACATTTGTTTAATGGGACTATTGCAGAAAATATTAGCTATGGCGAAAAAGATAAATATAGTCGTGAAGATATTATTCAAGCAGCTAAATTAGCCAATGCAATGGAGTTTATCGATAAATTAGAATCAGGTATAGATACAGAAGTTGGTGATAATGGGATTCTTTTATCAGGTGGGCAAAGACAAAGAATAGCTATTGCTCGAGTACTTTTACGAAATAATCCTATATTAATTCTTGATGAAGCAACTTCAGCTTTAGATAATGAATCCGAGAAGTTAGTTCAAGATGCGATTGAAATCCTTCAAAAAAATCGTACGTCAATTATAATCGCCCATCGTTTATCAACAATTGAAAAGGCAGATAGAATTCTAGTGATTGATGATGGAAAAGTTGTTGAAGATGGCAATCATATATCATTGATCGATTTAGATGGAATTTATGCACAAATGCATAAAATGCAATTTAACTCATAA